A portion of the Flavobacterium limnophilum genome contains these proteins:
- a CDS encoding AI-2E family transporter, translating into MITSKIIANGILKAIGFLILTAVALYLLYLIQSVLIYLLVALILTLIGNPILDFFKKRLKFKHTLATVATLFIFILFITGFILMFIPLISSQGQNLSLLKTTEIEKNITQLTHQVSAFLESHNIDSEQMLKEANITSKINFNFIPNFLNTILGTISSFGIGLASVLFITFFFLKDRLKFVNGAKKLIPDSHEDQILNSVHKINHLLSRYFIGLLLQLFIVFVLYLIVLFIFGIPNPFIIAFLCAILNIVPYIGPLIASFLAAILTMLSNLGSNFQTEILPTTIYVLIGFWIVQIIDNNLSQPIIFSKSVSSHPLEIFLVILIAGFLSGILGMIIAVPLYTILKVIGKEFFPENAIIQLLTKNI; encoded by the coding sequence ATGATAACTTCAAAAATAATCGCAAACGGAATCTTAAAAGCAATTGGATTTTTAATTTTGACGGCGGTAGCCTTGTATCTCCTATACCTCATCCAATCCGTTCTAATATATCTGTTGGTAGCCCTGATTCTTACTTTAATTGGAAATCCTATTCTTGACTTCTTCAAAAAAAGATTAAAATTCAAGCATACTTTGGCCACTGTTGCCACACTTTTTATTTTTATCCTGTTTATTACCGGTTTCATATTGATGTTTATCCCTTTGATTTCTTCCCAAGGACAAAATTTATCCCTGCTAAAAACAACTGAAATCGAAAAAAACATAACACAATTGACCCACCAAGTTTCCGCTTTTTTGGAAAGCCACAACATCGATTCGGAACAAATGCTCAAGGAAGCCAATATTACTTCCAAAATAAATTTCAATTTTATCCCTAATTTTCTGAATACAATCTTGGGAACCATCAGCAGTTTCGGAATTGGCTTGGCATCGGTATTGTTTATTACTTTTTTCTTTCTAAAAGACAGATTAAAATTTGTCAATGGAGCAAAAAAACTAATCCCGGACAGTCACGAAGACCAAATTTTGAATTCTGTACACAAGATAAACCATTTGCTTTCCCGCTATTTTATAGGCCTGTTGCTACAATTATTTATCGTGTTCGTTTTATACCTAATCGTACTTTTTATTTTTGGCATCCCCAATCCGTTCATCATTGCCTTTTTGTGCGCCATATTGAACATCGTGCCTTACATTGGTCCGCTTATTGCTTCCTTTTTGGCCGCTATTTTAACCATGTTGAGCAACTTGGGAAGCAATTTCCAAACCGAAATATTACCAACCACCATCTACGTTTTAATAGGTTTTTGGATTGTTCAAATTATTGACAACAACCTTTCGCAACCCATCATTTTTTCCAAAAGCGTCAGTTCGCATCCGTTGGAAATATTCTTGGTAATATTGATTGCGGGATTTCTTTCGGGAATATTAGGGATGATTATTGCCGTTCCTTTGTACACTATTCTAAAAGTAATAGGCAAAGAATTTTTCCCTGAAAATGCGATAATTCAACTACTAACTAAAAACATATAA
- a CDS encoding 2-oxoacid:acceptor oxidoreductase family protein: protein MTEEIIIAGFGGQGVLSMGKILAYSGIMQDQEVSWMPSYGPEMRGGTANVTVILSDERISSPYLKIVDTAIILNQQSMDKFEESVKPGGILIYDPNGITHHPSRTDISIFQIEGTKLAAEMGNKKIFNMVILGGFLKEKPVVKLENVIEGLKKSISERYHDLIPLNMEAITMGMNNIVPYYVVKEATFQT, encoded by the coding sequence ATGACAGAAGAAATTATTATCGCAGGTTTTGGAGGACAAGGTGTTCTTTCGATGGGGAAAATATTGGCTTATTCTGGAATAATGCAAGACCAGGAAGTGAGCTGGATGCCGTCTTACGGTCCTGAAATGCGCGGTGGAACGGCAAATGTCACCGTGATTTTGAGTGACGAAAGAATTAGTTCCCCTTATTTAAAAATAGTGGACACCGCCATTATTTTGAACCAACAATCGATGGATAAATTTGAGGAATCCGTAAAACCGGGAGGTATTTTAATTTATGACCCCAACGGAATTACGCATCATCCATCCAGAACGGATATTTCTATTTTCCAAATTGAAGGCACCAAATTGGCGGCTGAAATGGGGAACAAGAAAATTTTTAACATGGTAATTTTAGGCGGATTTTTAAAAGAAAAACCCGTCGTGAAACTGGAAAACGTGATTGAAGGATTAAAAAAATCCATTTCGGAGCGTTATCATGATTTGATTCCATTAAACATGGAAGCCATTACGATGGGAATGAACAACATTGTCCCTTATTATGTAGTTAAAGAAGCTACTTTTCAAACCTAG
- the cobA gene encoding uroporphyrinogen-III C-methyltransferase produces the protein MTRNNPKLTIVGAGPGDAELITLKAIKALENADVVLYDALINEELLQYANKNAEIHFVGKRIGCHAYTQDQINDLIVSMAQRYGHVVRLKGGDPFIFGRGGEEIEYVQKFGIETAIVPGISSSMGVPAANGISLTQRGISESFWVITGTTSDHKLSKDVALASQSSATVVILMGMNKLDEIVSIYQTNRTDDLPVAIIQNGTKSTEKKVVGNISSISELVKEHQLSSPAIIVIGEVVKHTLNFTQYFEEAYLDEEEFVFQNLDIY, from the coding sequence ATGACACGCAACAATCCAAAACTAACTATCGTGGGAGCTGGTCCTGGGGATGCAGAACTCATCACTTTGAAAGCCATAAAAGCGCTGGAAAATGCAGATGTCGTCCTCTATGATGCTCTTATAAATGAAGAATTATTGCAATACGCCAACAAAAATGCGGAGATTCATTTCGTGGGCAAACGCATCGGTTGCCACGCTTACACCCAAGACCAAATCAACGACCTCATTGTTTCGATGGCGCAACGCTATGGTCACGTTGTTCGTTTGAAAGGTGGCGACCCCTTCATCTTTGGTCGTGGTGGCGAAGAGATAGAATACGTGCAAAAATTTGGAATTGAAACCGCCATTGTTCCCGGAATATCATCGTCTATGGGAGTTCCCGCAGCCAACGGAATCAGCCTGACACAAAGAGGAATTTCCGAAAGTTTTTGGGTTATCACAGGAACCACTTCCGACCACAAATTATCCAAGGACGTGGCTTTGGCATCCCAATCCTCGGCAACGGTGGTCATCTTGATGGGAATGAATAAATTGGACGAAATCGTTTCGATTTATCAAACCAACAGAACCGACGATTTGCCGGTAGCCATCATCCAAAACGGAACCAAAAGCACCGAGAAAAAAGTGGTGGGAAACATCAGTTCTATATCTGAATTAGTTAAGGAACACCAACTCTCCTCGCCTGCCATCATCGTCATTGGCGAAGTGGTGAAACATACTTTAAATTTTACCCAATATTTCGAGGAAGCTTATTTGGATGAGGAAGAATTTGTTTTCCAAAATTTGGATATTTATTAA
- a CDS encoding thiamine pyrophosphate-dependent enzyme yields MEVLDIIKPENQVFCKTRLMTDAALSYCPGCGHGTAHNLIMEVVDEMGIAEDVIGVAPVGCSVLAYDFMNIDMTQAAHGRAPALATAISRLWPEKYVFTYQGDGDLAAIGTAETIHACNRGENIVIIFVNNGIYGMTGGQMAPTTLAGMKSSTSPYGRDIETMGSPLKITELIANLPGVYYVTRHSVHTHKHARKAKIAIRKAFENTRLNKGLSFIEILSNCNSGWKMTPNDSNIWMEENMFPYFPLGDIKVEGKLKQ; encoded by the coding sequence ATGGAAGTATTAGACATCATAAAACCAGAGAATCAAGTATTTTGTAAAACAAGATTAATGACGGATGCAGCCTTGTCTTATTGCCCGGGTTGTGGTCATGGAACGGCACATAATTTAATAATGGAAGTCGTTGATGAAATGGGAATTGCTGAAGACGTTATTGGCGTTGCGCCAGTAGGTTGTTCCGTTTTGGCATATGATTTTATGAATATTGACATGACGCAAGCTGCTCACGGTCGGGCACCAGCATTGGCAACAGCCATCTCGAGACTTTGGCCAGAAAAATATGTGTTTACTTATCAAGGTGACGGTGATTTAGCCGCCATTGGCACTGCCGAAACCATTCACGCCTGTAACCGGGGCGAAAACATCGTCATTATTTTTGTCAATAACGGTATTTACGGGATGACGGGCGGACAGATGGCACCAACAACTTTGGCAGGAATGAAATCATCCACTTCGCCTTACGGAAGGGATATTGAAACTATGGGTTCACCGTTGAAAATAACAGAGTTGATTGCCAATCTTCCGGGTGTTTATTACGTTACAAGACACTCAGTTCACACGCACAAACATGCTCGAAAAGCTAAAATTGCCATTCGAAAAGCATTTGAAAATACACGGTTGAATAAAGGACTTTCCTTTATCGAAATTCTTTCCAACTGCAATTCGGGTTGGAAAATGACGCCCAATGATTCCAACATTTGGATGGAAGAAAACATGTTTCCTTACTTTCCTCTTGGTGACATAAAAGTAGAGGGTAAATTAAAACAATAA
- a CDS encoding THUMP-like domain-containing protein, with protein MLNPEIQQFINANIDTNISKLALQKNPFPELEWIDVLNQIEAKAKAKLKLPTWFAANNIVYPSKISVEQTSSEKTASHKASLISGESLIDLTGGFGVDDFYFAKKIKAVVHCEINPELSQIVQHNFEQLGVKNISCHSGDSLETLAKLNSKWDWIYIDPSRRNDAKGKVFMLQDCLPNVPEHLDILFEHSNSILIKTAPLLDISAGLSELQNVKTIHVVALENEVKELLWELQKGYSGKTTIKTVNLVKEKVDTFEFVFDNASESPKYGLPSNYLYEPNSAIMKSGGFDEVGTFFKLNKLHKHSHLYTNATLIPFPGRVFEIENSFPYHKTNMKNHLEKQQLNITTRNFPDSVESIRKKWKIKEGGNRYCFFTTDENDDKIVLICKKIH; from the coding sequence ATGCTGAATCCGGAAATTCAACAGTTTATCAATGCCAATATTGATACAAACATCTCAAAATTGGCATTGCAAAAGAATCCATTTCCTGAACTGGAATGGATTGACGTCTTGAACCAGATTGAAGCCAAAGCCAAGGCAAAACTAAAATTACCGACTTGGTTTGCCGCCAACAACATTGTCTATCCCAGCAAAATATCTGTAGAACAAACCTCGTCCGAAAAAACGGCTTCCCATAAAGCTTCCTTGATTTCAGGCGAAAGCCTGATCGATTTGACGGGCGGTTTTGGCGTGGACGATTTCTATTTTGCCAAAAAAATAAAAGCGGTCGTGCATTGCGAAATAAATCCGGAACTTTCACAGATTGTACAACACAATTTCGAACAACTGGGCGTAAAAAACATAAGTTGCCATTCGGGAGACAGTCTGGAAACTTTGGCAAAATTAAACTCGAAATGGGACTGGATTTACATCGACCCTTCACGAAGAAACGATGCCAAGGGCAAAGTTTTTATGCTCCAGGATTGTTTGCCCAACGTGCCCGAACATCTGGATATATTGTTTGAACATTCCAATTCCATTCTCATAAAAACAGCGCCCCTGCTCGACATTTCGGCGGGTTTGTCAGAACTGCAAAACGTGAAAACCATCCATGTCGTCGCTTTGGAAAACGAGGTAAAGGAATTGTTGTGGGAATTGCAAAAAGGTTATTCTGGCAAAACAACCATCAAAACCGTTAATCTTGTCAAGGAAAAAGTAGACACTTTCGAATTCGTTTTTGACAATGCTTCCGAAAGTCCAAAGTATGGTTTACCCAGCAACTACTTGTATGAACCCAACAGTGCCATAATGAAATCGGGAGGTTTTGATGAAGTCGGGACTTTTTTCAAGCTGAACAAACTGCACAAACATTCCCATTTATATACCAATGCCACCCTGATACCTTTTCCGGGAAGAGTTTTTGAAATTGAAAACTCGTTCCCTTACCATAAAACCAATATGAAGAATCATCTCGAAAAGCAACAACTCAATATTACCACCCGAAATTTTCCGGACTCCGTGGAAAGCATTCGAAAAAAATGGAAAATAAAAGAGGGTGGAAATCGCTATTGTTTTTTTACGACGGATGAAAATGACGATAAAATAGTTTTAATTTGCAAAAAAATACACTAA
- the ddpX gene encoding D-alanyl-D-alanine dipeptidase has translation MIFRAKTVLLLCGLISVVSCKSQSVVSNTLTENQPIVNDTTFVNIKDYSPDFVYDMKYATSDNFLKAKVYDCAECFLRLKTVKAIIKANAVFMKKGYKIKFFDCYRPLDIQKKMWKIVSNPSYVADPAKGSIHNRGGAVDITLVDSNGAALDMGTSFDHFGIEASHNYSNLSKKVKKNRALLKKVMIENGFNSFDSEWWHYNLKSALTDKVSNVKWKCD, from the coding sequence ATGATTTTTCGTGCCAAAACTGTATTGCTTCTTTGTGGATTGATTTCCGTGGTTTCCTGTAAATCTCAAAGTGTAGTTTCCAATACTTTGACCGAGAATCAACCCATTGTCAACGACACCACTTTCGTGAACATAAAAGACTATAGTCCCGATTTTGTGTATGACATGAAATATGCCACATCCGATAATTTTTTGAAAGCCAAAGTCTATGATTGCGCCGAATGTTTTTTGCGATTGAAAACCGTCAAAGCCATCATCAAGGCGAATGCCGTTTTTATGAAAAAGGGGTATAAAATCAAGTTTTTCGATTGTTACCGCCCTTTGGATATCCAGAAAAAAATGTGGAAAATTGTGTCAAATCCTTCTTATGTTGCCGATCCTGCCAAAGGTTCCATCCACAATAGAGGAGGAGCGGTAGACATCACCTTGGTAGATTCAAACGGGGCAGCACTCGATATGGGAACTTCCTTTGACCATTTCGGAATTGAAGCCAGTCATAATTATTCCAATCTTTCGAAAAAAGTAAAAAAGAACAGGGCATTATTGAAAAAAGTAATGATCGAAAATGGATTCAATTCCTTTGATTCGGAATGGTGGCACTACAATTTGAAATCAGCCTTGACTGACAAGGTTTCGAATGTTAAATGGAAATGTGATTAG
- a CDS encoding 3-methyl-2-oxobutanoate dehydrogenase subunit VorB: MSELKLMKGNEALAEAAIRAGVDAYFGYPITPQTEIIEYLMTERPEIRTGMVVLQAESEIAAINMVYGAASTGKKAMTSSSSPGISLKLEGISYLAGAELPAVIVNVVRAGPGLGTIQPSQSDYFQSVKGGGHGDYKLYVLAPASVQEMSDFVEDAFDIAFKYRAPVLILSDGLIGQMMEKVILKEPKPRMTNEELIEKYGSWAVTGKKGRERNIVTSLDLQSEKMEARVHRLLRKYDQMEKEDLRFEKIHCDDAEYLIVAYGSSARISQKAVELARAKGIKVGLLRPITLFPYPKQALFELADQVKGILSVELNAGQMVEDVRLSVEHKVPVEHFGRTGGIIHTPEEILEALEQKIINNGSIRHHKTRESSIL; this comes from the coding sequence ATGTCAGAATTAAAATTAATGAAAGGCAACGAAGCATTGGCTGAAGCTGCCATCAGGGCAGGGGTTGATGCTTATTTTGGTTATCCTATTACTCCACAAACAGAAATCATCGAATATTTAATGACCGAACGTCCCGAAATAAGAACCGGAATGGTCGTCCTGCAAGCCGAAAGCGAAATTGCGGCCATCAACATGGTTTACGGCGCAGCCAGTACCGGCAAGAAAGCGATGACTTCCTCTTCAAGTCCAGGGATTTCCTTGAAATTGGAGGGGATTTCTTATTTGGCTGGAGCCGAATTGCCGGCAGTAATTGTAAATGTAGTTCGAGCCGGACCGGGATTGGGAACCATTCAACCTTCGCAGTCCGACTATTTTCAATCGGTGAAAGGAGGAGGTCACGGCGATTACAAACTCTATGTTTTGGCACCGGCATCCGTTCAGGAAATGTCTGATTTCGTCGAAGATGCTTTCGATATTGCCTTTAAATATCGTGCTCCCGTCTTGATTCTCTCGGATGGATTAATTGGGCAAATGATGGAAAAGGTAATCCTCAAAGAGCCAAAACCGAGGATGACCAATGAAGAGTTGATTGAAAAATACGGAAGTTGGGCTGTTACCGGAAAAAAAGGCAGGGAACGCAATATCGTGACTTCACTCGATTTGCAATCCGAAAAAATGGAAGCCAGGGTTCATAGATTACTGAGAAAATACGATCAGATGGAAAAAGAAGACTTGCGTTTCGAAAAAATACACTGTGACGATGCCGAATACTTGATAGTTGCTTATGGTTCCAGTGCAAGAATTTCACAAAAAGCCGTTGAATTGGCTCGAGCCAAAGGTATCAAAGTGGGCTTGTTGCGCCCCATAACTTTATTCCCTTATCCGAAACAAGCATTATTTGAATTGGCCGATCAGGTAAAAGGAATTTTAAGTGTTGAATTGAATGCAGGTCAAATGGTGGAAGATGTCAGGCTTTCTGTTGAGCATAAAGTACCTGTGGAACATTTTGGCAGAACCGGAGGAATTATTCATACTCCTGAAGAAATTTTAGAAGCTTTGGAACAAAAAATCATCAATAATGGAAGTATTAGACATCATAAAACCAGAGAATCAAGTATTTTGTAA
- a CDS encoding carbohydrate binding domain-containing protein codes for MKAKIFTSLILGMLFLSATIGQAQNILYDGGFKTTTTINNYFNQLEPDNIWYSWQNSQINNNVTVVDEVCHYEIVGLGADKNTWDIQLIQKGFPLIQGHSYQLSFDVKADANRSFGLFLGENGGAWTSIIGYDKYKQFATTDWKTITIDFVAATVFSSHKLSFELGAEQVVTHFDNIMLIDKGIVFPSIGVLGTALNGWDVDVDMQTTDGIKYALLNYPLTAGFAKFRQDNAWDLNWGNASFPSGIAYPGGPNIPIPILGNYDIIFNRLTGEYLFVCVSNCPASVGILGSAVPPNFSWDVDVNMGTVDGKAYTLKGYTFVDGEAKFRQDDSWNLNWGNKFFPKGTAIPNGPNIPVKAGAYNVTFNTVTGDYSFEFPMIGIVGSALNGWDLDVDMQTADGITYTLKNFSFKDGEVKFRQDHKWDTNWGSNTFPTGIGLPNGPNIPVLVGTYDVTFNRVSGEYSFVATSCPIAGIKCPDTIYMINSAGMCGAQVYYPPVFAAPNCGGGGISIVQTAGLPSDSFFPVGSTTNTFVLTNAAGKTATCSFDVKIFDVEPPAITGIADQLAPLWPPNHKMVPISLDYNVTDNCGGTVTNEIYISSNEPENGLGDGDVAGDWKIKDPHTILLRAERSGTGTGRIYYIYIVSHDNSYNYTYKTVTVAVPHDKGKEVVVATNQLPKVPDDYKSGITAESIVNVPFVSSVWPNPSNDSFKLEVQSSSNENVMLFVFDINGLLVSKLNAGREQIISFGAELKVGIYMVVVRQGNNFKTFKVVKQ; via the coding sequence ATGAAAGCAAAAATCTTTACTTCACTGATTTTGGGAATGCTGTTTTTGTCCGCGACAATTGGTCAGGCCCAAAATATTCTTTACGATGGTGGGTTTAAAACGACCACAACAATCAACAATTATTTCAATCAGCTGGAACCGGACAACATTTGGTATTCTTGGCAGAATTCGCAAATTAATAACAATGTGACTGTTGTTGATGAAGTGTGCCATTATGAAATAGTTGGTTTAGGTGCAGATAAAAACACTTGGGATATTCAGTTAATTCAAAAAGGGTTTCCGTTGATTCAAGGTCATTCTTACCAACTATCCTTCGATGTAAAAGCAGATGCCAATCGTTCCTTTGGTCTTTTCTTGGGGGAAAATGGTGGCGCATGGACAAGCATAATTGGTTATGACAAGTACAAACAATTTGCCACAACCGATTGGAAAACCATAACAATTGATTTTGTTGCTGCAACTGTATTTTCGAGCCACAAACTAAGTTTTGAGTTGGGTGCGGAACAAGTAGTTACTCATTTTGACAATATTATGTTGATCGATAAGGGAATTGTTTTTCCTAGCATAGGTGTTCTTGGAACAGCCTTGAACGGCTGGGATGTTGATGTTGACATGCAAACAACAGATGGAATTAAATATGCTTTGTTGAATTATCCGCTAACTGCCGGCTTTGCTAAATTTAGGCAAGATAATGCTTGGGATCTCAATTGGGGAAATGCCAGCTTTCCTTCTGGGATTGCATACCCAGGCGGTCCAAATATTCCTATACCAATTTTAGGAAATTACGACATCATTTTTAATCGACTAACAGGCGAATATTTATTTGTCTGTGTGAGTAATTGCCCTGCTTCAGTTGGAATTCTTGGAAGCGCAGTTCCACCCAATTTTAGTTGGGATGTTGATGTAAATATGGGGACTGTGGATGGAAAAGCCTATACCTTAAAAGGCTACACCTTTGTTGATGGCGAGGCAAAATTCAGGCAGGACGACAGCTGGAACTTAAATTGGGGCAACAAATTTTTTCCAAAGGGAACCGCAATTCCCAATGGTCCCAATATTCCTGTTAAGGCTGGCGCATACAATGTGACTTTTAATACCGTTACGGGGGATTATAGTTTCGAATTTCCCATGATTGGAATTGTCGGTTCTGCTTTAAACGGCTGGGATCTTGATGTTGATATGCAAACTGCAGATGGAATTACTTACACTTTAAAAAACTTTTCGTTTAAAGATGGAGAAGTCAAATTTAGGCAGGATCATAAATGGGATACTAATTGGGGAAGCAATACTTTTCCAACGGGTATTGGTCTTCCCAATGGTCCCAATATTCCAGTTCTTGTTGGAACTTATGATGTGACTTTTAACAGGGTTTCGGGAGAATACAGTTTTGTGGCAACTTCCTGTCCAATCGCGGGAATTAAATGTCCTGATACTATTTACATGATTAATTCAGCAGGAATGTGTGGAGCCCAAGTTTATTATCCTCCAGTTTTTGCAGCGCCTAATTGCGGTGGAGGAGGGATTTCAATCGTACAAACAGCTGGATTGCCAAGCGATTCTTTCTTTCCGGTAGGTTCTACCACCAATACATTTGTGCTCACCAATGCAGCCGGTAAGACTGCAACTTGTAGTTTTGATGTAAAGATATTTGATGTAGAACCACCAGCAATAACAGGTATTGCCGATCAGTTGGCACCATTATGGCCACCAAACCACAAGATGGTTCCAATAAGCCTTGATTACAATGTTACGGATAATTGCGGTGGAACTGTTACTAATGAGATTTATATCTCTAGCAATGAGCCAGAGAATGGACTAGGCGACGGTGACGTGGCCGGTGACTGGAAAATAAAAGATCCTCATACCATTCTTCTACGGGCAGAACGATCTGGTACGGGAACCGGAAGAATATATTACATCTACATAGTAAGCCATGATAATTCATATAATTATACTTATAAAACAGTAACTGTTGCGGTACCTCATGACAAAGGTAAAGAGGTTGTTGTAGCAACTAATCAGCTACCCAAAGTTCCTGATGATTACAAATCAGGAATAACCGCCGAGTCTATCGTAAATGTTCCATTTGTATCAAGTGTATGGCCAAATCCAAGTAATGATAGTTTTAAACTTGAAGTTCAATCTTCATCAAATGAGAATGTGATGTTGTTTGTATTTGACATCAATGGCCTCTTGGTTTCGAAATTGAATGCCGGCAGGGAACAAATTATTTCATTTGGTGCAGAGTTAAAAGTGGGGATTTATATGGTTGTCGTTAGACAAGGTAATAATTTTAAGACCTTTAAAGTGGTGAAACAATAA
- a CDS encoding 4Fe-4S dicluster domain-containing protein, translating to MAKVQGAIVVDTQTCKGCEVCIPVCQENVIGMSSEVNRKGYHYAYMKNPEACTGCTNCGIVCPDRVISVYRVKVSA from the coding sequence ATGGCAAAAGTGCAAGGAGCTATAGTCGTGGATACACAAACCTGCAAGGGCTGTGAAGTTTGTATTCCTGTTTGTCAGGAAAATGTAATTGGAATGTCAAGCGAGGTTAACCGGAAAGGCTACCATTATGCCTACATGAAAAATCCCGAAGCCTGCACAGGCTGCACGAATTGCGGCATCGTTTGTCCCGACAGGGTCATCTCGGTGTATAGAGTGAAAGTTTCGGCATAA
- a CDS encoding zinc metalloprotease: protein MKKTILSAAVLLLLVACQNEATDSTTNAIAHRGCATQEVLEAQLIADPTLAIRMNQIEAFTQKRIASSSSSNSSSNYRLVNGKIVIPVVVNVLYRTAAENISNTQIQSQIDVLNKDFTATNTDFSSTPAEFAGVAANVGITFELAGINRKATTKTSWGTRDAMKSTKKGGLDPTSPSTTLNLWACKIGGGILGYAQFPGGSLATDGVVIDSFYFGLSSSASYPYNLGRTASHEVGHWMNLRHIWGDASCGNDQVTDTPVAKTANYGVPTYPYVSTCLPTHNEMTMNYMDYTDDRGMYMFTNGQKSRMLAIFTTGGPRATIGQ from the coding sequence ATGAAAAAAACTATTTTATCTGCAGCTGTCCTCTTGCTGCTTGTTGCTTGTCAAAACGAAGCAACGGATTCAACAACAAATGCCATTGCCCATCGTGGTTGCGCCACACAAGAAGTACTGGAAGCACAATTGATTGCCGATCCAACCTTGGCCATAAGAATGAACCAAATTGAAGCTTTTACCCAAAAAAGAATTGCTTCTTCCTCTTCCTCTAACTCTTCCTCTAACTATAGATTGGTAAATGGAAAAATTGTAATTCCTGTTGTAGTAAATGTTTTGTACAGAACAGCAGCCGAAAACATTTCCAACACCCAAATTCAATCTCAAATTGATGTATTAAACAAGGATTTCACTGCCACAAACACAGATTTCAGTTCTACTCCAGCCGAATTTGCCGGCGTGGCCGCCAATGTGGGAATCACTTTTGAGTTGGCAGGAATTAACAGAAAGGCAACTACCAAGACCTCTTGGGGAACAAGGGATGCCATGAAAAGTACTAAAAAAGGAGGATTAGACCCTACTTCCCCTTCAACAACTTTGAATTTATGGGCTTGCAAAATAGGTGGCGGTATTTTGGGATACGCACAATTCCCGGGAGGCAGTCTTGCCACGGACGGGGTTGTAATTGATTCTTTCTATTTTGGATTATCAAGCTCGGCAAGTTATCCATACAATTTAGGAAGAACCGCTTCTCATGAAGTGGGACACTGGATGAACCTACGCCACATTTGGGGAGATGCTTCTTGTGGAAATGACCAAGTTACTGACACTCCTGTCGCCAAAACTGCCAATTATGGCGTTCCAACATATCCTTATGTAAGCACTTGTCTGCCTACACACAACGAAATGACGATGAACTATATGGATTATACTGACGATAGGGGAATGTACATGTTTACCAATGGTCAAAAATCAAGAATGCTTGCCATATTTACTACTGGTGGGCCAAGAGCCACAATTGGACAATAA